The sequence below is a genomic window from Serinus canaria isolate serCan28SL12 chromosome 4A, serCan2020, whole genome shotgun sequence.
tccatcCCTCCTCTCTGAAACGACTCGGTGCCGAAGGAATGGAGAAGTCATGGCTATTTCACTAGTAACAGGATTAAACCATTTATGAGGCATTGCAGCTGCTCTTTTATGGCATCTGATTGATATTCATGTGTGGTTAGCATTTGTCTCCTAACTTGTGTAACACAGAGAATAGTAAAAGAGAGACAATAATCGCCAGGCTGTTACATATTCAGGGGACTGGATTTCCCCTATCAGCCTTTCAGCGGCTCCAGGCGCGGGGCTGACCTCCCCTCCGGCATTTCGGACCGCGGAGCGCTCGCCCAGCCGGGGCAAAACGACACAAAAATCCGCCAGAGCCATCCCCGGCAGCGCGGCCGGCCCTGCCCGGGCCGGAGCCGCTCTCGGCCGCTCGCCGGGCCGGCCGTGGCCAGGAGCCGCAGCGGGCACACAATAGCTCCTTTGAGCGGCCACCGAGGCTCGAGGATGCCGCTCGCACCGGCTGCTGCGGGGATGCTGCGGGGGCCGAGGGGCTCTACCTCCTTGGCAGCCCCGCTGGGCACGGGGGGCTGCCCGCGGGAACCGGCCGTGCCCCGGTAAAACCGCTCTCCCCGCTGGGTGTGATGGAGCACGGAAAATCGGGGATGCTGCAACAGATTGTCAAGCCGCACAATTAAGTCGATTCGTTACTCCGATCTCTCCTTGCGGAGAACAATTTCTTAAAGCTTTGCAAGAAATTTTCTTACAGAGATAGGAACCTCAGTTTCGTTCCAAAGGCAAATCCACCCCCAAGTATACAGCAGCAAATGCAAAAGTAACAGCGATggcaaaaatcaaagcagacCCGCAGGTGCACATAAACAAAGATATCTTTACCTGCAGTTGTAGGTCCTGATTTCCTTGTTATCCCTTTTGCACTTGACTGCCACAAAGATCATGGTGACAAAAAGAATGGCTGCAATAGACCCCAGGGCAATAATGAAAATCAAGGAGAGGTTAACAGATCCTATGGACTCCTGGGCATCCAGGGCTGGAGACAGGTATATCAAAATCAAGGCAGAAGCCGAGAGAGATGTTTTCCCATGGTCATGAGCCACCACGATGAGCTCATAGGCTGTTTTGGCATTCTCCCCAAAGGCTCTGGTGGTCCTTATCTCTCCATTGACCTGGTCGATCTCAAAAAATCCTCTGTCTCCTTCCACCATTTCGTAGGAAAGTCTGCCATTTTCACCCTCATCATAGTCATCTGCCTTGACCACCGTCACCAAGTAGCCAACCCCCGCGTTCCTGGGGATGTACACCTCCGCCGTCCCGTTGACCAGCGGCGGGGCCGTGATCACGGGCGTGTTGTCATTGACGTCCAGGACGATCACCCTGACGGTGGCattgctctgcagagagggatTACCTCCATCTTTTGCCAAGACCTTGAACTCAAAGGCCTTGGTCTGCTCATGATTGAAGGACCTCAAAGCATAGATATCTCCAGAGTTGGGGTTGATGGAGACATAGGTGAAAACAGGCATGTCCCTGACTTGGGAGGGCACGATCTGGTAGGACACGCTGCCGTTGAGGCCCAGGTCAGGGTCTCTGGCCGATACCGAGAGCAGGTAGGCCCCTGGGGTGTTGTTCTCCTGCACGATGACTTGGTAATAGGGCTTGGAGAAGTGGGGATGGTTGTCATTCTCATCGGTGATCTTGACGGTGAAGGACTTGGTggcctgcagggaagggatgccattATCCCTGGCCTGGATGGTGAGGTTGTACTGGTCCCTCTGCTCCCGGTCCAGCCGCCCATCCACCAGGATGGTGGAGAAGCTCTCGTACTCCTGGAGCCGGAAAGGCACATTGCCCAGGAGCTTGCACTGCACGCGTCCGTTGGCCCCGGAGTCGCGATCCGAGACGCGCACCAGAGCAATGACGTACCCCGGCGGGGCGTTCTCGCTCACCTCCACCAGCTCGCTGTTGACAGAGAGCAGGTTGATGAGGGGCGGGTTGTCATTGGCATCCTGGACGCTAATGGTCACTTTGcaatgggcagggatggagttAGGCCCCAAGTCCTTGGCCTGCACATCCAGCTCATAGACGTGACCCTCCTCGTAGTCGATGGCACCGCTCACCGTGATGAGGCCGCTCTGGGGGTCAATCTGGAAGAGCTCCCGGGCCCGCTCAGAGACGTAGCTGTGGAAAGAGTAGAGGACCTGGCCGTTGGTGCCCTCGTCCGGGTCAGAGGCATTGAGGCGGATGACTGGTGTCCCCGGTGGGGCATTTTCAGGCACGCTGACGGTGTAGGCTGGCTCCTCGAAGAGCGGGTTGTTGTCATTAGAGTCAATGACGCGGATGCTGAGCTCCACTGTGCCAAAGTTGGGCGGGTCACCACCATCCAGCGCTGTGATCACGTAGCTGTAGTGGGACTGGGTCTCACGGTCCAGGCTCTTCTCCACCACCAGCTCAGCAAAACGAGACCCATCACCCCGGGTCTTGGTCTCCAGCCCAAAGAGGTCGTTGGGGGTGATCTCATAGCTCTGCACCCCAAAGCTGCCCGAGTCTGGGTCATAGGCACTCTCCAGTGGCACCcgggtgccagggctggctgtctCCGAGATCTCCAGCTCAATTTGGTCAGTGGGAAAGCTGGGCGCATTATCGTTAAGGTCCTTGATCTCCAGCTTGATCACGCAGATCTCCATGGAGCTGGACATCACCTCCAGTGAGATGACACACTTGGGGCTCTGTCGGCATAGCAGGTCCCTATCGATCTTCTGCTTGGTCACCAGCAGCCCGGACCCGGGGCTGATGTCCACCAAGTGGGGGGCCGAGTTGGAGACCACCCGGAAGGCGGCGGGCTGCCGGGGGTCCAGCACGAAACCGGCGTCCCGGGCGTCCTTGGCGACGTTGGCGATCACCGTGCCGGCCCGCTGCTCCTCCTCCACCGAGTACTTGAGGTTGACGAGGGCCCCGGCGCCGGCCCACAGCAAGGCGGCCCCCAGCAGCGCCGGGAGAGCCCCCATGGCcgcgccgccgctccgcccgccgcgccgcgccccGACGGCCGCCGGCCGCGCGCCTTAGGGGCCCGCAGCGCTCATGCGGACAGCGCCTGCCGGGCTGccccggcggcgggcgggcggctgCGGGCACCGGAGCCGCGGTTCCCCGCGCACACGCCAACGCCGTCCGCTCAGGTGCTCCGTGCCGGCGGCGCCGCGGAAGGGCCGGGCATGGCGAGCGGAGTGCGGGAGCagaagcagggagctgagccGAGAGGTACCGAAGCGAGAAGCGAGGAGCAGAGCCGTGCAGTGCAGTGCCGAGCCAGCCGAGCCCGCTCCCGCCGGCGCTCGCTGCGGCGGCCGCACGCCACTGCCCGCAGTCCGGAGCGccggcgggcggcgcgggggcgggcggcgcgggggcgggcggcgccCGGCCGCAGCCAATGGGCGCTCGGGGGCGGGACCGgcgcgccgcgccgccgccaATGGGATAGCGCCGCCGGCCGGGGGCGGGTCCGGGGCGGGGCCTGCGGCGCGGAGGGGAGCGAAGCGGAGCGGTTACGGAGCCGCGCGGAGCGGGACGGAATGGAGCCGCTGCCCAAGCCGGGAGCCCgttgtccctgctgtccctgctcccctgccccgCTGAGATCGTCTCGGTGCCCGGGAGCTGCGGACGTAGCGGTGTTTTGGCTCCGCGGCCGCGGTCACCGGCGGTTACTTCTTTAACCAGTGCGCACTGGGCGGTGGCGGATCCCCGCGGGCAGCGCGGGGACCAACGGGTCCCGCGGAGCGCCCCAAGTCCGTTCAGTAGAGACTGAACCCTCCGGGGCAGGAGGAccccgccccgccgggcagTGTTCCGGGAGCCGGCGAGGGGCCCGCAGCGCTCGCTGCACCGTGCTGATCCGTGGGGAAGCCACCGTGGTACCGTGTGCTCCTAACGATGAAATAAAGTGTTCCCGGGTGCGTGTGCCCGTGCCTTACCTCCCGTGTCCGCGCGCGCTATCCGCAGGGTCCCGGGGTCTCTGTACAGGGCCGGGGGAAGGTGTCACCGGGAGAACCCCCGGCGGGTTGCGGCTCGGAAACCTCCCAGCACGCCGTTCCCCTCCCCGGGGTTacagcggggccggggccggcgcGGCCGTCGGCAAACCGCCCCCCAGCCCGCCGGTCGGCAGCGGTCAAGTGGCGAACGGTGGAGGGCAGCGGGCCGGGGGTCCGGTGCATCTGCCGCGGTACTGGTCCCATTGGGTGATAGACATCGAGAACCGACACCTGGGCGGTGCAGCGCCCCGCGGGCACGGCCCGGTGTGGCTCGGCCCGGTCCTGCCCCGCCCCgtcccgcccggcccggcccagctcGGCCCGGCCGCGCCGTCGGGCCCCGCCGCGCCTTCCTAGGCACAAGGGCGCCATCTCGCGGCCGCGCGGGGGGCGGCATCGAGACACCGAGACACCGAGAAAATGGGACCGCGGGACACCCGGGACACCCGGCCTGGGCGGCTCTCCTCGGGCGGCACGGGCACCTCCCGGCTAGGAGGGCCTGTAGAGGGTGACTGGGACACCGCCTGCCGCCAGAGACAGCATCCCTCCACGGTCACCGTCCCTGGGACAGCATCCGTTCACAGACACCGTCCCCGTGATCCCATCCCGCGTGACGTCTGTCCGGGGACACCCACCACCTCTCCGGCGACACCTGTCCCGGACAGCATCCGCCCTTTGACTCCATCCCCCGGGACAGCATCCCTCCACGGACACGACCCCATGGTGTGCCCCCTGTCCAGGGAGGGACGCAGCACCCAGGGGCAGCCGAGGGGAGCCCGCTCCTCCCCGCAGGACACCGGAGGAACGCGGGGCCCCTCCATTTCCGCTGCCgtgtcctggagcagagggacaaaAGCCGGCAGAGGAAAAAGCCTTTGCCGGCTGTTCCTTCTCCTGTCCGGAAAGCGGCAGCGTAGGTCACTGTGACCCACGGGGGAGTGGCAGTGGGACACGGAGGGGCGGCAGGTGGGGACGGCACGTGGGGGCAAGGCCCTGTCGAAGTCttccatgaaaaaattaattctgatgACTTGAACTGTGCCATGTGGATTGAAAACCTGGCTGAGGGATCATAAACAAAGGGTAATTAGAAGCAGGGGGAGGTGTTTATGGGGTACTGCAGGGATCTAGGTTAGGGCTGCTCTCATTTAATACCCTCATTAATGACCTGGAAAGAGGGAGTAAACTACACATTAATGAATTTGGCAGATGATGGTATACTGGGAGGTGCTGTGAGCTCCAGCAAGCATAGAAAATTAACACAGAAAGGGCCTAGTGAGATTAGAAATATgggcaggaagcagcaaaaggagCTGTGTCGTGGACAGATGTGAGCGAGCGCGGCTGGGACGCAAAGGCGAGTCGGAGcgacagcaggacaggcagcgAGGGCTGAGCCgagccaagccaagccaagccaagccaagaTGCAGAGTGACGCCCCAGAGAAAAGCCTGGGGCCAGGGGTCAGCAGGGGGGACGCAGGAGCTGCTGTGcgtgagggcagcagggacgGGGCGGCCCCCGGCGGTTCGGGTCCCGCACGTCCGAGGGCGGCGGAGGCGCGGCGGGGCTCAGGTGCGGCTGCAGCCCGAGCGCGGCTCCCTCGGCACAGACGTGTTGGCGGCAGTTCAGAGGGAAGCCACACAAATGATCAAAGGCACGGAGAGACTGATTTCTGAAAGAAGATTAAAAGgcttaaatatatatattgctTGGTTAAGAGCTGTCCGTGGGGAGACAAACTAAGAGCCTTACAGATCTGGTTGGAGTAAAtagagagggagggaaggaattATTTAATAGAGTACAAGGGGCATCACCAGAAGGAATGacaggaaatgaagaaatggaGCATTTAGGTTGAAtgtcacaggggaaaaaaatcccctctgcTGACAGCGAAAATTATGAGACTGCGATGTGGTTCCCTGGAGGGAGAAAGTTCTGTGGCTTGAGATATTTAAAACCAGACAGGATCAGTCTGAATGTAAAGGCGACTGGGATCAGCtactggcaggggctgggcaaaGGAGCAAGAACTGGGCAGGGATGCACctcatttcccagctctttttCCATTGAACCATTTCTTTATGGATCACACCTATAAAAGAcctgcatttctttatttattgtatatatgtatttctgctgctgtaaagaaaattacagaCAATGGATGCTGTGCCAGTCACCTCAtagccaggcagggctgaaaAGGCCCTGAGAGCAGAGGAACTTCACCTCTGTGTGGGTACAAAGGGGATTAGAAGTGGGTCAATAACTGATAGGAGGCTGCTGAACAGTGTGACGTGCCCTGGAGCACAAGGTCTCCAGGTCTGCCTCCTGTAGGACATCTCATCTCTCAGTGCTTTTCTGCAGGATGCTCTCCAGCTGATCAGGAGAAGCCAGGCCACAGCTGGCCAGCCACCCCTGACCTGTGGCCCCTCACCTGTGACCATGGTTAACTCTCCACCTgttcacctgcagctcctgcttggtTTGTCAGAGGCTGTGACGGGATCCCTTTGGAACAAAACAAGCATCGATTGCAGCCCCACCTCTTCCCCATCTCCTGCCTCACTGGAGGTCTGTGCGTGCTGTCAGCAGAATGGATTAATAGTCCTATTATCAGTTCAGATGGATGGCCAGGGTGAGGAGAAAACATCGCGTCCCAGGGAACTCAAGTAGGCACATTAATAAAGATGCCATACGTTGGCTCTGAAATCTAAAAGCTTCGCTCTGCTCCTTGCAACACAATTAGCTCATCCAAAGCCCAGCACTCCTGTTGCAGTGCACCTGGTGATGCCCTTAGCATCACTGCCTGGtggcctggctgggagggagggagctggtgACACAGTGGTCCCTGTGTTCCCCTTGGCAAaaccccctgccacagctggccCTGCAAGCCCATTTGtagcagcacctcctgctgctgctggggagtgCAACATCCCCCTTGGAGCCCAGGGGCcacaggaggaggctgaggagcaggatggCACCAGACCTGTCTCTCACCCAcctcactgctggggctgggcagcacgGAACAGAGATCCTGATCTGCCCCTGCTGTAGAATAAAGAAAGCTTTGAATTATAAGCAAGTGGTGCAGCTTGCAGCCCTTTGTTTGAGCACTAATGTGATGACTCCTCTCCAGCCCTCATCCCTGTCAAAAAGTAAATCTCAGCATCGGAAAGATGTATATTTAAAACTATGGTATCAGGGGTCTTATTAAACATTCCTTGTGCAGGGATGATGGAAAaggacaggcagggagcagcccttgCTCACAGATatctgctcctgctcacatTCCTGTCTCTCCCAGGCTGTGGGACTGCAGAacagggtgggctgggggatTCAATGCCTGCCCTGATTGCCTCCTAGCCCAGGCTCCCTCAGGTCCCTGCACCAAGCCCCCCTTGTcccctgctggagccagggggAGCAAAGCCACACCCCAGCaccccagctctctgcagaacTGAGGAGAACATGCACAAAGTAGTTTGAAAAtttgaaatctgttttaaaCATCAAAGAGGAACTTTATCTTGTTAATTTTTCAGAACCTTTCTTTTAGTTTCTCAGTTCTGAAGtgttgtttttcccctttccagcaCCTTTTCTTTTAGCTACTAGgtgaagtaaaataaatgatgtaggtttattttttcctttctttgcttaTCCAGTTCTGCACAACTTGAAAGCTTTTCAAAGTATCGGGTGTCAGGAGTTACAGTTTaggtttgtggtttttcttccccttgaAATGTTTCTAATATCACAGtgaagtagaaaaagaaaaaacctgtgGCATAGAAAAAGGAAGTGAAGAAATAGGAAAGCTCAGAGCAAAATCCCCAGACCATTCAGCCATGAAACATCTCCTGTGtgatgagaaagaaaagcccTAAACGGAGAAAAATACAAGTTTCTATATTCAGGGGGTGTTTGGAAAATGAGACAAAGTATTCAGCTTCGATTTAaagacttctttcttttcatctcaTGGGAATCCAGTGGCCATTCTCAAGAGGGTTTGGAGTAAGAAGATcctggccagctctgcccatcaGCCCTCTTAGAGCCAAACCTTACTGAGCATCTGCAGGACTTGCAGACAGCTGTCTGTGTAACTCTGTTAGCAGTTTGCACATAATGCAGATAAGAGACTGCTGCTGTAAAATATTGAGTCTTTAGACTATAAAAAACTGTCTTTCTAAGCTGAAATCTAACTTTATTTGTACTCCTGCAATTCCACCCAAGTCAGCAGGGTTTCCTGGCTGTTAGCAAGGGCAGAGTCTGGCACACTCCTTGCACTGAAGAGGTTAAAGTGCCAAAGAGAAGACAACATCACTCTGAGGAATTCGATAAACTCCTATCACTCAATAGTTTAATTCACTTTTACTGATGCAGCATCTTTTATCAAAGATTACATAATGCTGAATAATCATGAAGCACATAATGCAGAGCCAGACAGGCAGCCATAATCAGATTTAAAGCCTATATTATAAAAGTGACAGGTGCAGGGCTAATTCTCTGCTCCAACACTGGTGTCAGTCCAGAGGAAGCCTGCTGGACCTACTCCCAACTCACAcagcctgcctggcagcacagcgtggggaaaggggagaaataatcctggggaaaggagagaaataatCGGCTGGTGCTTCCTGAAGGTGCCTGAGGAGCCAGGCAGGCACATCCCATGTgaacagaagcagcacagggcacagtgaggagctgggaggcagctgcctCTCACCAGCCTGCACGGGGCAAGAGCAAGGCAAGGGCAGCCAGCATCACAGAACggtgtgggttggaagggacctgaaggATCTTCTAGTTCCAAACCTCtccacagccagggacaccttccaccatcccaggttgctccaagccatGTCCAATCTGTCCTTGAACATTCACAGAGATGGGGTATCCATGGCTTCTCTgagcactctgtgccagggcctccccaccctcacagggaagaatttctttctaatatctaacctaaatctatcctctgtcagtgtgaagccattttGCCTTGCTCTGTCATTCCATGCCCTTGTtcaaatccctctccagctctcctgcagcccttttAGGTACTGCAAGGGGCTTGAAGGTCTTCCTGGACCTGagacacaaagcaaaaaatgctGCGTGATTCGGGGGCTGCAATAAGTGATACAGCCTTTTCCCCCACCTCACTGGGCTGTGTCCcgctggctgctgcaggatcaCACAAAAAACTGCAGCTTGCTTGATTCAATCCCATATCCTGCAAGAAAAGATGACCTGAAGGTCTGAAGGGGGCTGCTGATCACCCCCTGAGTGGCTCCCCACAGAGCAGTAGCTTACCTGCCCCTGGCAGCCTGTGGGGAGACACACATTCCAGCCATGCTGGCTAAATATTTCCCAAGCAATCAATTCCAGGGTATAAAACCATCAAACAGGATAACCTTGTGATCAAATGGCCAACAGAGAGAAGTGCTTAATATTCCCCACTCCAGGTAATGAGCCGTATTTCCAGCTCAGGCCCCAAACACACATCACCGTGCGCTAACTGCCCTGCACTCGCTGCACAACAAGTTAAGCAAAGATTAAAAGcgaggagaagagaggagagagggcaGAAAACGAAGCTCAGGGAGGCTGGGACGTGTGCCGTTGGCACGTGCAGGaggtgaggcaggagcagccccgggggcaggagcagacacccccccacacaccccccgggggcaggagcagacaccccccccccccgaggggcaggagcagacaccccccccaccccccagggGGGCAGGAGCAGACCCCACCCCCCGGGGGGCAGGAGCAGACCCCACCCCCCGGGGGGCAGGAGCAGACCCCACCCCCCGGGGGGCAGGAGCAGACCCCACCCCCCGgggggcaggagcagacacCCCCACACACCCCCCGGGGGGCAGGAGCAGACCCCACCCCCCGGGGGGCAGGAGCAGACCCCACCCCCCGgggggcaggagcagacacCCCCACACACCCCCCGGGGGGCAGGAGCAAACCCGCACAGCACACGGGCTCGGCTCGCCTGCCTGCGGGCCGGACCCGCTGCTGGCCCCGCAGGTGAGCAACAGACGGTCCCGGGCTGCACCGGGCAGCCGTGCCACGCATGAATTAAGAGGCAGCCAAACCTCTCTCTGCAGGAGATCCGCCTGCTGGTGAAGGTTATCCCAGGTGATGGGACAATCCCTGCTCTTTCTGCCCTGCTCACAAGCAGCACATCTTAATTCAGGCTCCGGGTCCCCGCATGGACAAACAGATTGTGAAGGTCGGGGAATAAAGACACCTGGGGAAAGACAGTGATTTAGTGGAACAGAGCAGTGCAGTGTCTCGAGTCTGAATGGCTCCACAGATAACAGAGAGCTCAGCCAACTCCACACAGCCGCTCCAGCAACACCCAGCCCATCTTTCAAAACACTCATGAACAGAGCTAAATCACTtgttctgcatttctctttctgcttttctcccccTTTATTCCCGCATGCTACTCAGTCTGCTGCTGACCCCATGCACGGGGTCAGAGACACTGCAATTCTTCCAGCTTCCAGCACAAACTAGATACCTGGCACTGGCAGAACGTGTACAGCTCCCAAACATTCATCTGCCTTTAGCCCTGAGCCACAAGGCTCCTTCCCAGCACGCCAACAGGCAGGACACATTTCTGGGAtgtgcagcctcctgctgcagcactgagcatcAGCTGGGGGCTTTCAGCAGCATTCCTCAGCTGGTGCAATTTgtcctggctccagagctgccgATGGAGATCCAGCACCAGCTGAGAAGCAGccacagggctcagagcaggctccagctccatcccaccaAGGTGCCCACATCGGGGAATCTGGCTCTGGTTCCTCCCTGGTTTTGACTTTGGCGTTTCAACGCCGCCTGCCCGCATCCCACACCCAGCAACTGGCAGCCCAGGCACCAGTCCCGGTGcacttccctcctccctggcatCCCCTACCACTTCTGCAACTGCAGACACAGGCAAACTGCAGAGTGCACCCACCaaagccccagctctcccccagcATTGCCACGTTGGTCATTTTCACCCATCAGACTGAGATTGATAGGTTGTGGCTCCCACCTGCACTGTCTGCAGTGAGCCTGACGTTCCTGCAGCgcagcacagctgggtgagCAGTGGTGTTTGAGCTGAGGATGTCAGGGAAAGGGATTCCTCACATAACATTacctgggagaggaggcagaaaaaGCTAGAAAAATGCCTAACACTTGCTGTAATTATGTCCTTTTGAAATGGCTACACGATGTCAGACAAGGGCTGGCGTATCTTATCACAACTGAACCTGGGTGGATGCTCTTCCAAGCCAGTGATTAATAGTCTGCAAGGATTTGTTTTGGCATGGTGGGAAAAATGGAGTACAGTGTCTCAAAAAGATGCCAGATGGatggccaggagcagagccccccAGCCTGCCACCAGCACGCTGCAGAGCAAGGGCTTGCTCCTTATTTGTGGGGTAACAGCATCCTGGCAGggaccagctcctgctgctgtcccagcactcCTCGAGCTGTTCCCAGTGCCTGGCAGAGTAGGTGGAATGCTGAATACAAGGGGCAGCGTGCAGGCAGGGGGCTGGCTCtatcctcctgcagcacaggcatgCGGAGGCAGCCgtgtcaccatccctgcagcagctccacaacAAGATCCTGGGCCTCCTTTCCACCAGGAGTGCCATGACCAAGCCTTTcttctgcagcccaggctgctcttcctccccttccccagcaggcagcactcaTTTGCCCTGGGATGCTGAGACATCCCCACGtgggcacccagagcagcagctgctgctccagcagggcaaAAGCACAAAGCACTGTCCCTCGAGAGGTCacccagctgccctggagcaggggcacagggtgcccagcctggggaggatcTGCCCTCTCCCCAAGACCCTGGGACAAGGTGCCACCATACCAGCATGGACCCTGTCCTTCAGAGAAGGATGTGctggggaggtggcagcagaACCCATCCAGCATCACTCATCCCTTTGGAAAGGAAGAGGCAGATCTTGGCTGTCTGTGCCATCAGGTACCAATCTCTCAGTGTCTGCTGATGCCAACAGATCCTGATTGTGAGGCTCAGGATAAAAGTGAGCCCAGCTGGGCCACAAGATATATTGTTTGGATCAGGCTGAGAATCACTTATGCAGTGTTTTATTAACCATAATGGATAGCTGTGCCTGGTAAAATGAGTAATAATCTTGTTTAAGCGCTCACGCCTGAATCACACAGCGTTGTTGCCAATGCTACAAACTTTCCTTACTGCTCTGCAGGCCAAATTCTGTCCTGGAGGAAGCAATACCCTGGACAGAAGACCACAAATCAGACAGAAACAGCTTTCTACTGTTTTTCATAAGAAATAGAGATAATATGACATGTAGCCTCTTCCATCTCCCAGTCCCTCTGATTTTCACACTTCATCTCATCACAGTCCATCAGCAGTGCTATCTTATCCAGCACTtacccagcctgctgctccacATCCAGCTTGGTGTTTCCCTgggacagagctctgcctggggtAAATGGCTGGTGGCTAATGGAAGGAAATAGAGGAAAAGATAATTTACATCAGCCAAGCATTCTGTATGCTGTTATTTTGTGATCATCTATAATTTTGATCTATTAACAGTAAAAGGTGCATCTGTTCCCTGGGTTCATCTTGTTTACAGGTGATGTAAACAAGACCCAGAGAGTGGTGTGCTGTTTGAGggaaattttgtatttcagcagaCATGAGTCACCCCCGAAAGCGAGGATGGCACACGGGGAGGGACAGCACCCACCTGATGGAGGAGCTGCCTTAGAGCAAGACCTGCTCCAATGTGTGACACCCTCAGGAGTGCCACGTGGAGCCAGGCAGCCAGGAGACATCACAGCCAtcaccccagctctggggaaggagcagcaggagggacagacacCCCCgcactgggcagagctggcaccaaAGGGGAacactgcagcatcccagagaagGCTGTTGTCTGTAGCTCTCCCTCTACACCCTCCTGAcacttctcttccccaggcaggTAGTGATGAGACAAAGggaaacagttttaaactgagaggaaaaattTAGATTTGATGTAAGGAGGAATttctttactcagagggtgaggaggccctg
It includes:
- the PCDH19 gene encoding protocadherin-19 isoform X1, which translates into the protein MGALPALLGAALLWAGAGALVNLKYSVEEEQRAGTVIANVAKDARDAGFVLDPRQPAAFRVVSNSAPHLVDISPGSGLLVTKQKIDRDLLCRQSPKCVISLEVMSSSMEICVIKLEIKDLNDNAPSFPTDQIELEISETASPGTRVPLESAYDPDSGSFGVQSYEITPNDLFGLETKTRGDGSRFAELVVEKSLDRETQSHYSYVITALDGGDPPNFGTVELSIRVIDSNDNNPLFEEPAYTVSVPENAPPGTPVIRLNASDPDEGTNGQVLYSFHSYVSERARELFQIDPQSGLITVSGAIDYEEGHVYELDVQAKDLGPNSIPAHCKVTISVQDANDNPPLINLLSVNSELVEVSENAPPGYVIALVRVSDRDSGANGRVQCKLLGNVPFRLQEYESFSTILVDGRLDREQRDQYNLTIQARDNGIPSLQATKSFTVKITDENDNHPHFSKPYYQVIVQENNTPGAYLLSVSARDPDLGLNGSVSYQIVPSQVRDMPVFTYVSINPNSGDIYALRSFNHEQTKAFEFKVLAKDGGNPSLQSNATVRVIVLDVNDNTPVITAPPLVNGTAEVYIPRNAGVGYLVTVVKADDYDEGENGRLSYEMVEGDRGFFEIDQVNGEIRTTRAFGENAKTAYELIVVAHDHGKTSLSASALILIYLSPALDAQESIGSVNLSLIFIIALGSIAAILFVTMIFVAVKCKRDNKEIRTYNCRIAEYSYGHQKKSSKKKKISKNDIRLVPRDVEETDKMNVVSCSSLTSSLNYFDYHQQTLPLGCRRSESTFLNVESQNSRNAGSNHIYHHTFTGQSPQQPDLIINGMPLPETENYSFDSNYVNSRAHLIKSSSTFKDLEGNSLKDSGHEESDQTDSEHDVQRGLYCDTAVNDVLNTSVPSMGSQGPEQEQSEGFHCREECRILGHSDRCWMPRGAVPSRAKSPEHGRNVIALSIEATAVDAEPYADCGAKRTFATFGKEGSEPPAEERLANPKGKRTVDSAACSPKVSGAVREAGNGCEAVSPVTSPLHLKSPLSGKPAAPYSAGHCAGSREREPFGNSGPSRPTEAEPRGADSESSGQEGNPLLQERREKDSPGARRLKDIVL
- the PCDH19 gene encoding protocadherin-19 isoform X2, yielding MGALPALLGAALLWAGAGALVNLKYSVEEEQRAGTVIANVAKDARDAGFVLDPRQPAAFRVVSNSAPHLVDISPGSGLLVTKQKIDRDLLCRQSPKCVISLEVMSSSMEICVIKLEIKDLNDNAPSFPTDQIELEISETASPGTRVPLESAYDPDSGSFGVQSYEITPNDLFGLETKTRGDGSRFAELVVEKSLDRETQSHYSYVITALDGGDPPNFGTVELSIRVIDSNDNNPLFEEPAYTVSVPENAPPGTPVIRLNASDPDEGTNGQVLYSFHSYVSERARELFQIDPQSGLITVSGAIDYEEGHVYELDVQAKDLGPNSIPAHCKVTISVQDANDNPPLINLLSVNSELVEVSENAPPGYVIALVRVSDRDSGANGRVQCKLLGNVPFRLQEYESFSTILVDGRLDREQRDQYNLTIQARDNGIPSLQATKSFTVKITDENDNHPHFSKPYYQVIVQENNTPGAYLLSVSARDPDLGLNGSVSYQIVPSQVRDMPVFTYVSINPNSGDIYALRSFNHEQTKAFEFKVLAKDGGNPSLQSNATVRVIVLDVNDNTPVITAPPLVNGTAEVYIPRNAGVGYLVTVVKADDYDEGENGRLSYEMVEGDRGFFEIDQVNGEIRTTRAFGENAKTAYELIVVAHDHGKTSLSASALILIYLSPALDAQESIGSVNLSLIFIIALGSIAAILFVTMIFVAVKCKRDNKEIRTYNCRIAEYSYGHQKKSSKKKKISKNDIRLVPRDVEETDKMNVVSCSSLTSSLNYFDYHQQTLPLGCRRSESTFLNVESQNSRNAGSNHIYHHTFTGQSPQQPDLIINGMPLPETENYSFDSNYVNSRAHLIKSSTFKDLEGNSLKDSGHEESDQTDSEHDVQRGLYCDTAVNDVLNTSVPSMGSQGPEQEQSEGFHCREECRILGHSDRCWMPRGAVPSRAKSPEHGRNVIALSIEATAVDAEPYADCGAKRTFATFGKEGSEPPAEERLANPKGKRTVDSAACSPKVSGAVREAGNGCEAVSPVTSPLHLKSPLSGKPAAPYSAGHCAGSREREPFGNSGPSRPTEAEPRGADSESSGQEGNPLLQERREKDSPGARRLKDIVL